In Desulfovibrio oxyclinae DSM 11498, a single genomic region encodes these proteins:
- a CDS encoding MerR family transcriptional regulator, with protein MSVAEEYISLREVGRRLGIPPSTVVYYKDKFERFIPASGPEGRRRKYPVEVVEIFGRIREMFSKNYSVEQIERELALKFGSMINVEQQGESVTAEFGRVLDKMSEALQDQSLFRSEIRSLRDEVAELRREHRDLVRGYQERVELLEEGFKVLKDKNIELERKVAAGPGGGIDFPPDVYLGRPLVIRSEGEFLGVQGRDKKHFSLKDFVVLIERRMSESMKVETSWSKKDGAWVLLVRTESNGGMSDQNIVLVTHETVTPSGNTVVEIIRLNINGEDAPDALLLSLFRQVRSVFGG; from the coding sequence ATGAGTGTTGCCGAGGAATATATAAGTCTCAGGGAAGTCGGCCGTCGGTTGGGGATACCTCCTTCCACGGTAGTGTATTATAAGGATAAATTTGAACGGTTTATTCCCGCGTCAGGCCCCGAAGGGCGGCGCAGGAAGTATCCTGTGGAAGTGGTGGAAATTTTCGGGAGGATCAGGGAAATGTTTAGCAAGAACTACTCGGTTGAGCAGATCGAGCGTGAGTTGGCGCTGAAGTTCGGATCAATGATCAATGTTGAACAGCAGGGCGAAAGTGTGACCGCGGAGTTTGGCAGGGTGTTGGACAAGATGTCGGAAGCTTTGCAGGACCAGTCGCTTTTCCGAAGCGAAATCCGTTCGCTGCGTGACGAGGTGGCAGAGCTCAGGCGTGAGCACCGTGACCTTGTGCGAGGATATCAGGAGCGCGTCGAGTTGCTTGAAGAAGGTTTCAAGGTGCTCAAGGACAAAAATATCGAGTTGGAGAGGAAGGTTGCCGCCGGCCCTGGTGGGGGAATTGATTTTCCGCCGGACGTCTACCTCGGCAGGCCGCTGGTCATTCGGTCTGAAGGAGAATTCCTTGGCGTGCAGGGGCGTGACAAGAAGCACTTCTCCCTCAAGGATTTCGTTGTCCTTATTGAGCGCCGTATGTCCGAGTCCATGAAGGTGGAGACATCCTGGAGCAAAAAGGATGGCGCATGGGTGCTGCTGGTTCGCACCGAGTCCAACGGTGGGATGTCGGATCAGAATATCGTCCTCGTGACGCACGAAACCGTTACTCCCAGCGGCAACACCGTCGTCGAGATTATTCGTCTCAACATTAATGGCGAAGATGCTCCGGACGCTCTTCTGCTGAGCCTGTTCCGTCAGGTCCGGTCTGTTTTCGGAGGGTAG